TGTGTTTAACCAATTTCTTTTTACCTTTTTCCATATTCATCTCTCTGCCAGCCATAAACGCACTTTCAGCTGAAGTGATTTCATCATCTTCCAACATTTCTTCTCTTTGTTCATCATTATAGATATCCATAGTTTCTTTTATTTCATCCTTTGTTATCCTTTCCTCTTGTTCTTCGTTTCTTTTATTAGTGTTTTCCTTTTTCTTAATCTTTTTTACCAATTTTTACTATTTGTATAACTTATCAGATTTTAATAACTTTATTGTTTCTTTGAAATATGTTTTATTTATGAAGGGTTTTAAACAGAACAAACTAGATATCTGTTACTATAAAAATAAAATAAATAATCATAACGGATATTTTATGGATCCTCGTAAATGATCGGTGCAATGATTGAATAAGAGATCGGTATAAATACAATATTTGCAATGGGTACGGATCAGAAGGAATCTAAATGAAACTATACCCGATTGCTATATTCTGCATCTTGATATTGGTTATGAGCATACCGATATCCATTCTCATCTCTCCGATCTCCGTTTCTACTTCAATTGATCCAATAACCTGGGAAAGTGATTTACAGATAACTTCAACTGGGTCTGAATCTTTCTTCCCCACATTAGCTGTAGATGGGAGTACAATACACCTCGCATGGGTTGACATGAGACATGGTGGTGAAAACCGAGAGATCTACTATACGCGTAGCACAGATAGTGGAGTGACATGGCAGGTTCCAGATACAAGGATTTCAAACGATCCATTGCATTCCATTCGAACCTGTTTTACAGTTAACGGAAACGCTGTTAACCTTTTCTGGCGTGACAATCGAGATGATAACTTTGAGGAATATTTTAGTCAAAGTACGGACGGAGGCCTTACATGGGGTCCCGAGAGAAGACTAACTTATGCTCTTGGTACTTCGGGATGTCCGTTCCCCGCAGTAAACGGCGACACTTTAAATCTATTCTTTCGGGACGATCGTGATGGGGACTACAAAATCTATTATAAACGCTCTGATGATGCCGGAGCCAATTGGGGTCCAGATACCGTTTTGACCCTAGACGGGATCAGATCTGAGTTCCCATTCCCAGCCATTGATGGAGAAACGATCCATCTAGTTTGGCGTGATTATCGAGATGGTAATGCGGAAATCTATTATAAATGTAGTAAAGACGGGGGGAATACCTGGAAGAAGGATAAAAGGTTGACAGACGATCTTGGAGAATCGGAACATCCCAAGATCATAGCCCAGGGTGATATGCTCCATGTTGTATGGCGGGATGACCGGGATGGTAATTATGAAGTCTACTACAAGAGGAGTAATAATGGAGGTAAGAATTGGTCGGAGGATATAAGACTGACGAACACGCTAGGACAGTCATTCTGGCCGGTTTTAGGAGCGAATGATGATATCCTCGTCCTCCTATGGTGTGACGATAATGATGGAGGACAGGCTCTGTACTACAAGTTCTCATTGGATAGTGGTATTAGCTGGAGTGATGAAACCAGGCTCTCCGACTGTGTGGCCGTTTGGGACCTAATGGGAGCCCACCCGATTGTTGTTACAGATTCATATGTACACGTTGTTTTCAACGATGACTGTACTGGAGCCAATGAAATCTATTATAAAAGAGGGACGATCTCCACATCATCTGACATCAGTTTTTCTGGTAGAATATTGATTTCTAGGGTTTATGATCAAGATGATCCAGTAATTGATTGGAGAATAGTTGTGAAAGGCACGATAATAATGGATGGAACTGAGTATACAGGAACCTATACAGTCGTAAAGTTACCAGAAGAAGCAGAGCCAAGAGGTCCGATAGTACCAGATCAGTTTGTATGGAGTGTAAAGAAGTGCCTGATCAGAATTGAAGAATTTGATTTGACCGTTACATGGGATAGCGAACCTCCAACAAAAATATTTGAGAACTTGATTATCGAATATGGTGATATTATCACATTGAATGGTTATGGTAGAGAAGCTTATGTTACAGGGAGTTTGGGCTACGAGGGAGAAGGATATGTAGCAATTGGAACGGGAACAATAACTTTCTCTTGTGAATAATCCAAATTTTACATCATACTGCTAAACAAATAATTAATCACTCTTTATAACTATCAGATAATTGAGTAAAATCTTCGAATTTAGATTTATCTATTTCTTGTTCATCAACCTATTAATCTTAAAATCCAGATTTCCTAAAACATCAACCTACCTCCCAAAACCTTATAATAATTCTTTTACTTTACTTTCAATGGTGAAATGATATCATGTTTCTTGTTGGAGAATGTCTTGCTGGAGAAGGTAATGAAGTTGCTCACATTGATCTTATGATCGGAGACAAAGAAGGGCCTGTAGGCAGTGCATTCGCGATTACCCTTGCCCAACCTACAATCGGACATACACCTCTACTCGCCGTAATTGCACCAAATTTAATGCCCAAACCTGTGACAGTTATCGTCCCCAAGGTTGACATTAAGAGGATGGACCAAGTAGTACAGATTTTTGGATCTGCTCAGGCAGCCGTTGCCAAGGCTGTCGCTGATAGTTTGGCCGAAGGTGTGATCTCAAAGGACATTGCGGAGGATATATGTATAGTGTGCGGAGTCTTCATACACCCAGATGCCAAGGATAATAAAAAGATCTACGAATATAATTATGAAGCAACGAAGACCGCTATAAAGCGTGCATTTGTAAAAGAGCCTAGCCCTGACGAAGTTATAGAGAAGAAGGATACAGTTAAACATCCATTTATTGGATTCTAACCTATCTCACGGCAGAAAAAAGAGAATTCATGAAAAGAATGCCGCAGTTGTAAAGTAAAAAAGAACAAAGAGATAGGTCAGTGTGGATAGTAAGATTCTGCCATCTCTTCTTTTTTAATGAATCTTCATACAAGCTTATATTATGATCGTATTTCAATATGATTTTTTTTTTAACCTAAGTTAATTCTTTAAACCGATACCAGTAACAATGTTCTCTAACTTTGTGCTTTAACAAGGGTTCGTAATGGAAATAATTCAATCATGCCTTCTTATGCAGGAGGTGAACGAAAAAATGAATTTGAAGCAAAAAAGCGCATTATTAGGTCTGACAGCACTTATTATACTCGCTCCAGCCATGATGATAACTCCGGCATTCGCAAGCTCTCTTCCAGAAGATGCAAGTGTCGGTGACAGATACGCGGTAATAACAATGAAAGGTGTAGCTAAGACAAGAGTTGAAGGAGAGATAGTAACTATATCGGCATCTGTAGAGTTAGTAGTTGAAGTGACAGAGGTATACCAGAACTGGGTCTTATTCAAGGTCAATTATGGAGAGATTAAAGTAGATGATGTCACATATACAGTAATAGGCGGATGGTGGAGAGGATTTTACAATAAAGATACCAATGTTGGGAACTATCAGGGATGGGCTCAAGATGGTGATGGGAACAACATCTACTTCATTCTACATACGGTTGACTTGAGACCAACACAGGAGGGATGCCTCATGAGAATGAAGGGAGCTTTCAGGAACTCTGATAGGACTTACTGGTCGCTCAATCTCTTGACATATAGATTCAAATTAAACTAAATAAAACTAAACGGAAAAGCCATCATATGTTAGCTTGACCCTCCTCCTTTTTTTGTTTATGTATGAATCACCAGATTGAATAAATTCCTTCCATAAAAGATTATAATAAAACATTTCTAATGAGACAAGCTTTATTAACGAAATTCGGTAACATATACCGAAGTACGATGAAGAAGATAGTAGGAATAATTACTATTATAATGCTTCTCATGATGCCTCTGCTTCTTGTGATACCTCTACCAGCTATTAGTTAAAGAAAGTACTGACATAGACATTACCTAGTTAGTTTAATTGATTTGTCTCATTAGAATCATATAAAAATAATTGATCGCTTATTTGTTTATCTGTCTGTAAGTTCATCGGATTATAGATACTAAATCTAAAAAAGTCATCCTTATTACTCTATAATCTTACCACTCTACCAGTAGGATTATCATATAATTCGGAAACAGCCACTACGTCTTCTCTTTTTGCATTTCCACGCAATTTTGATAAATCTTCAATGGGAAAGATAAATGCAGTTGGTCCCTCATCTTTACTCCCAACAACTATGGCGACCCAAGGATCAATATTCAATCTTTTCGCAGATCTTGCTATTTTTTCAGGATTCAAAGCAATAGTTGGCTTGTAACTCCCGGTTTTTTTTGAAATTCGTGTTTTTACTGAAATACCCACGATTTCTCTTTTTGGGAAGATTTCTCCAATAGAATCAATCGCGAATAGATCAAATCCAACAGTATTGGCTTTAGTAACTTCTATACCTTTCTCGGATAATAAATACGAGACGTAACTCTCGCCAAACTTACCAGTAACTATTGCTTTACTTTTAATTCTAGATTTTGCTATCCAAGTTTCGCTTTGATTTATCATGTAATATGTCTAAATGCATGTTTATTCTTTAAAAGATTGGGAAATTCGTTTCTAGTTCAGAATTTGAGTAAGTAGTTTCTAGTTCAGAGTTCTATTAAATTAAGTTATAGATAACTGATATGTACATTAAGATAATAAATTAAAAAAATTCTGATAAGGCTCTTGTCTTTAGCTTATCTTCTTTCAATAACTCTTTCATTAGTATATCTTATTAATAGAATTAAAGAACACGTTTTAAATTAAAGGTATACAATTGATTTTCTTAATTCATGCCCGTTTGTTGGTAAATTTCTTGTGTTTAACTCTATCATATGTGGTTTTCCACCGTAGACTATAGTTGAAGATATGGTAACGATTCTGCCATCATGTTCTATAAAAGGTTCATAGAATGCCTTTCTTGGCTCGTGGCTTCTTAATATGTAATCTACCTTTAATTTTTCACATATCTTCATGCTTATATCTGGACCGAAAGATCTTCCAGCACCTCTCGGACTGGGGTGCACTCCAGGTTCAGTAACAGGATCACTCCACAAGATGTCTTCCTCTATTTCTGGGGTAGGGTTTTCGAGGTCATCCAAGTTCTCGAGTTTCGAGTGTATTCCACCGTGTATGAATAAAATATTGTTCAACTTAGCTGCTAGATAAAGCCGATCAAAGAATTGCTTTAGTGTTTCGTTCCAGTAATCTATCCAGCTCTTCCCTAATTTCATTTCTACTTCGTTAGGAAGATCACAAGGCCAGAATGTAGGCCTTCCATCTTTAGTATAATTCTCATGATTGCCCTTCAATAAGATTATTTTATCATCGCTATAAGATAGTTTCCTCAAAGTTTCAACAACTTTTAATCCGTTACTTCCCCTATCTGCATAATCGCCTAAAAACAACATTCCGACTTCCATTTCACCAGCAGAACTACGATAAGCTAAAGCGTTCTTCAAGCTCTTAATATCTCCATGTATATCTCCAACCACCAATAGTTTCTCCATTCTATCTTTATCTTCATCAAATCGGTATACTCTAGTCAATGGCAGTTGCATCCCTTCGATTATTTGTCAACAAAACATATATCTCTTTTAACACAATCGAAGAATTTTATCGAGATTACTGCTTTAACGAACATGATTCTTCTATCCTTTTTAAACGGTTTTCAATCTCATCTAATCTTCGAACTAGGAAATATCTATAGATAATCTGTTGAGAATGTCTCTTCAGATCTAGGAAAGACTGTTCTCTTTGAGGAAATACCCCTTTATCACGTAAAACTCCAATCTTCTGCCCTAACTCTTCAGAAGTCATATGAAGAAGATGAGTTGCTTCGGTGAAGCTTTCTGCACCACATATTCCTTCTATCAGTTCCCAGTCTTCCTCTTTAATTTCTTCCCAAGGTGGAAATGGATAAAAGCCGTATTCGCTTAGGACATCTTTCATCGCTTTTCTTACGATAACCTCCAGCTCTTCAGGTTCCAAGAGAAGGTAAAATTCGCTAAGCTCTATCATTTTCACCCCAAGCTCTTTAGCTACTGCCTCTGCAGCTTCGTCGGTAAAACCCTTACAGACAAGCATAGGCTTTAAGCCCAATAACTCGCTGTCGGCAAATACCCGACGGACATCCGAAACTCCAGCTCGCCCAGCTTTTGCCTCAACGCAATATTTCTCACCTTCTGGACTTTGGGCAATGATGTCTACCTCAAATGCCTCGGCTTCATCTACAAATACCATCTTGTTTGTTTCAAGAATCTTGTAACCTAATTTTTCTACAATACCTCTAGCAATTCTTTCACTACTTCTTCCTCTCACTTTAGGTTTGGGCATCGTCAACTACCTTTCATTTCTTTTATTGATTTTATTGTTGTTGGGTGCTTTAAACCATTCCTGTACATAATCGATTACTATAGAAAAAATTTGACTTTAGATCTTATTAAAAAAGGTACAATTGGCTCAAGTACACTTAATGAAGTTTTTTCTTTCAACTAAAAAGTATCAGTATCTAAGCTAAGCTTAGCTAAGATTTGTATTCAGTCTAAAAAAATAAAAGTGGTGGTTGATTAATAATATCACGGTATTATCGTAACCAACCACGGTGAATATGTCAGATTTTTTGATATTTCGTCTCCTGAACCAGGACCTACTCCGAATGTAGCTGGATTGCCTGGACCGCTGATATCTCCCCAGTAATTATTTTCTGCATCAATGTTATTGTTTTTCATAAAGTTATTGGCACCATACCCCACATTCTCAAATATATTGTTGTAGTTGATTGTTGGGTTTGAAAACATATCAGCTATGAATACTCCATCTTTATAATTCCTTATGATATAGTTCCTATTATCTGGAGTACCACCTATTGTTGCGTCTGAAGCCAATCCTGCACCTTCTTGAAGGTAAATACCCCAAACGTTGTTAGCGATATAGTTGCCGATTATCGTGGGGTCTGAACCAAAGCAGTGGATACCATATTCATTGCCAATGATTGTGTTATCACTTATCGTTGTTGGTCCATCCATGGTACTAAGACAATCTGTCAAACTTATCCCGTTATCATTTCCAGATAATGATCCGCTGTAGCCTACAATGTTATTAGCTATGAGACCGGAGCAAAGGAACCAGTCAATTCCATCTTCTTCATTGTCGTATACCGTGTTATCTTGAATAGTCATATCTTCACAAAATTCTGCATTTATACCATCGTCTGTAGAACCAATTATCGTATTATATTCAATGATAACATCATCAGAGGACATAACATAGATGTTATCTTGTACATTGTAGGCTATGGTATTATACGCTATCCATGCTCCTTCACAGTCCCATATATCGAGTCCACAAGGAGCAGGTGACATATCTAAATATCCTAATTGATACATAATTGTATTATGAAGTATCTGAGGATTCTCAACAAAGTACAGTTCAATACCATCACCACCATTGCCTAGGATTGTGTTCCACTCAATAATCACTGGAGAGTTAAAATACTCCACGCTTATGCCATCTCCACCGTTCCCATTTATTATGTTGCCCTTGATGAGGAGATTTTCGCCTACAATATGTAATGTAGCATAATAATCGAAGTAATGTCCGTATATTTCTATACCTCGATCACGGTTCCCCATTATCTTGTTGTAGATGATGATTGGGTCAGATACTAGGCTCATGTATATCCCAGCTTTACCCATCTTTACGAATGTATTAACCACGAACTCATTATGAATACCATTATCCGGAAAAATTATTGCCCCATCTCTAACAATTACCCCTCCCCCATTCTCACTTATGGTATTATATGCTATCAGAATATTTTCTATCACGAATAGTACTTCGCTTGAAGGGTCTGGATGAGGAAGATAAGATCCATGTAGCTCTACACCACCACCCTCATTCCACATTATCTGGTTGTAGGTTATGACTACTTCCTTCGTGTTTTCAATGTATACACCTGTACCGATGTTTCCCATTATCTTGTTGTAGCTTACGGTAATGCTAGATTCTATCTCATCAGGGTCCCAGGTGCGATCTCCAGAGTAATGGATGCCGCAATAAAAGTCATATTCGTAATTCACAAGTATTTTGTTGTGAGTTATGGATGTTATCGGGCAGTAGTCCAGTCCAATGCCATCTCCATAATTTGCGAATATCAGGTTTGATGCTATCGATACACCATTCACAAATTTGAGGTATATTCCATCTTCCTTATTTGCGACTATTTTGTTTCCCTTTATCATTATATTGTGATGTGAGTTTGGATCTTCTTCGTACAAATTCGAGTTGTAACCGAATATACCACATTCCTCAGCTTTTTTAAATCCTATATCATTATTTTCTATTATATTCTCGAGTATCGTTATGTCTGTTGAATCGATGAACTTTATGCCATCATCATAATTGTGTAGTATCGAGTTCTCTTTGATTATGATATTGGAAGACTCTTCTATGTAAATACCATTATCATTGTTACCGACTATTATGTTATTATAAACAAAACCACTTGCACCGTCTTTGAATTCAAGTCCACCGCTAGTACTTGGAGCCCCAAATGTACCGTTTGTGATCGTGCACTTCTCTATGTATAGGTATGCACCTGTTACTTCTATGGTTGATTCTTGTAGGTCTATCATGGCCCCTTGACCGTATATACTCGTATCACCCGTTATCGTGACTCCACCGGTATACAGAATCGCGGGATCAAGCCAGAATGTACCACCTGTACCTCCACCCACTGCATCTGACAGTGCCTCCTGAGGCTGAGCAAATACAGGTGTCGGTACTGCAAGAAGTAAAGGCATAATTAGAAACATCGATATTATAACAGTTCCAGTAAGTTTTTTCATCTTACTTCAACATAAGTTATCCAAGATAATTAATAAAGATTGTCTCGTTGGAAAATAAGAAAAATGTAAGAATTACTTTAGTTCCATATATGATTGCTTGGTTCTGATTTATTTTGATCATAAAATATTCATAGAGGGAGTTTGAAGGCCATTTTATCAAATAACAGATATAAAACAATAAAAGTATATTATTGGAAGATGTGAAATTATATATATTCAATGCGACAAATGTTATTTTATAATTGATCAATAAAAATGCAAGAAAGATCACGTCTTCATTTATAATTACTCTTTTTATATTCAGCATAATATTAACATTAATTTTAAGTGTACCGATAAAACCATCTTATGCAAGCCCAACAGAAATAGATGTTTATCCTGGAGATGGTATTCAAGCTGCGATAAATTCTGCGTCTTCGGGCGATATTATAATCATACATGAGGGAGTTTTTGAGGAAAACATTGACGTTAATAAAACTGTCAATCTGATAGCAGAAGGTGCTGTAACTATAAACGCAGCAGATCCATCTGAACACGTATTCAATGTTACAGTAAACAATGTGAACATAACAGGATTTAA
This genomic interval from Candidatus Methylarchaceae archaeon HK02M2 contains the following:
- a CDS encoding glycoside hydrolase, whose translation is MKLYPIAIFCILILVMSIPISILISPISVSTSIDPITWESDLQITSTGSESFFPTLAVDGSTIHLAWVDMRHGGENREIYYTRSTDSGVTWQVPDTRISNDPLHSIRTCFTVNGNAVNLFWRDNRDDNFEEYFSQSTDGGLTWGPERRLTYALGTSGCPFPAVNGDTLNLFFRDDRDGDYKIYYKRSDDAGANWGPDTVLTLDGIRSEFPFPAIDGETIHLVWRDYRDGNAEIYYKCSKDGGNTWKKDKRLTDDLGESEHPKIIAQGDMLHVVWRDDRDGNYEVYYKRSNNGGKNWSEDIRLTNTLGQSFWPVLGANDDILVLLWCDDNDGGQALYYKFSLDSGISWSDETRLSDCVAVWDLMGAHPIVVTDSYVHVVFNDDCTGANEIYYKRGTISTSSDISFSGRILISRVYDQDDPVIDWRIVVKGTIIMDGTEYTGTYTVVKLPEEAEPRGPIVPDQFVWSVKKCLIRIEEFDLTVTWDSEPPTKIFENLIIEYGDIITLNGYGREAYVTGSLGYEGEGYVAIGTGTITFSCE
- the fae gene encoding formaldehyde-activating enzyme; the protein is MFLVGECLAGEGNEVAHIDLMIGDKEGPVGSAFAITLAQPTIGHTPLLAVIAPNLMPKPVTVIVPKVDIKRMDQVVQIFGSAQAAVAKAVADSLAEGVISKDIAEDICIVCGVFIHPDAKDNKKIYEYNYEATKTAIKRAFVKEPSPDEVIEKKDTVKHPFIGF
- a CDS encoding serine/threonine protein phosphatase yields the protein MQLPLTRVYRFDEDKDRMEKLLVVGDIHGDIKSLKNALAYRSSAGEMEVGMLFLGDYADRGSNGLKVVETLRKLSYSDDKIILLKGNHENYTKDGRPTFWPCDLPNEVEMKLGKSWIDYWNETLKQFFDRLYLAAKLNNILFIHGGIHSKLENLDDLENPTPEIEEDILWSDPVTEPGVHPSPRGAGRSFGPDISMKICEKLKVDYILRSHEPRKAFYEPFIEHDGRIVTISSTIVYGGKPHMIELNTRNLPTNGHELRKSIVYL
- a CDS encoding restriction endonuclease, coding for MPKPKVRGRSSERIARGIVEKLGYKILETNKMVFVDEAEAFEVDIIAQSPEGEKYCVEAKAGRAGVSDVRRVFADSELLGLKPMLVCKGFTDEAAEAVAKELGVKMIELSEFYLLLEPEELEVIVRKAMKDVLSEYGFYPFPPWEEIKEEDWELIEGICGAESFTEATHLLHMTSEELGQKIGVLRDKGVFPQREQSFLDLKRHSQQIIYRYFLVRRLDEIENRLKRIEESCSLKQ
- a CDS encoding right-handed parallel beta-helix repeat-containing protein; the encoded protein is MKKLTGTVIISMFLIMPLLLAVPTPVFAQPQEALSDAVGGGTGGTFWLDPAILYTGGVTITGDTSIYGQGAMIDLQESTIEVTGAYLYIEKCTITNGTFGAPSTSGGLEFKDGASGFVYNNIIVGNNDNGIYIEESSNIIIKENSILHNYDDGIKFIDSTDITILENIIENNDIGFKKAEECGIFGYNSNLYEEDPNSHHNIMIKGNKIVANKEDGIYLKFVNGVSIASNLIFANYGDGIGLDYCPITSITHNKILVNYEYDFYCGIHYSGDRTWDPDEIESSITVSYNKIMGNIGTGVYIENTKEVVITYNQIMWNEGGGVELHGSYLPHPDPSSEVLFVIENILIAYNTISENGGGVIVRDGAIIFPDNGIHNEFVVNTFVKMGKAGIYMSLVSDPIIIYNKIMGNRDRGIEIYGHYFDYYATLHIVGENLLIKGNIINGNGGDGISVEYFNSPVIIEWNTILGNGGDGIELYFVENPQILHNTIMYQLGYLDMSPAPCGLDIWDCEGAWIAYNTIAYNVQDNIYVMSSDDVIIEYNTIIGSTDDGINAEFCEDMTIQDNTVYDNEEDGIDWFLCSGLIANNIVGYSGSLSGNDNGISLTDCLSTMDGPTTISDNTIIGNEYGIHCFGSDPTIIGNYIANNVWGIYLQEGAGLASDATIGGTPDNRNYIIRNYKDGVFIADMFSNPTINYNNIFENVGYGANNFMKNNNIDAENNYWGDISGPGNPATFGVGPGSGDEISKNLTYSPWLVTIIP